The following coding sequences are from one Musa acuminata AAA Group cultivar baxijiao chromosome BXJ1-6, Cavendish_Baxijiao_AAA, whole genome shotgun sequence window:
- the LOC103988746 gene encoding FCS-Like Zinc finger 8-like isoform X1, which yields MFLRSKIQDIILRERSKAVSRKKELMPDTTSSPPPNPAFTSPNLLVEGCSVRKSSMYSEDAIGPKSMLATIPFFATGNRSSSDSRDCKTKPLSVETAAATTGTESRHHPWHNRRSRAIGLGLVDALSNEETGDVGCTMVVFGSQLKIQTLPGLSNSMSPVSIESPRSIMEFGSKTKTSQMDSYLPGRTVSGSVFSPQLFMGHMSPTEIELSEDYTCVISHGPIPKKTHIFHNCIIESCDKEFLTLKKSTCLDDPSGYAADTSLSCCVSCKEDIGKGKGISLYSFRLIEENFASGFKLWLLLLFCLWMVSFFS from the exons ATGTTCCTGAGATCGAAGATTCAAGATATTATTCTGAGGGAGAGGTCCAAGGCAGTCAGCAGGAAAAAAGAGTTGATGCCCGATACTACCTCTTCCCCACCTCCCAACCCCGCCTTCACTTCTCCAAATCTCCTTGTGGAGGGCTGCTCTGTGAGGAAGAGTTCCATGTACTCTGAGGACGCAATAGGTCCCAAGTCCATGCTAGCGACCATACCATTCTTTGCCACTGGGAACCGGTCCTCATCTGATAGTAGAGACTGCAAGACAAAGCCCCTGTCAGTAGAGACTGCAGCTGCCACCACTGGTACTGAGAGCAGACACCATCCTTGGCACAATCGAAGGTCACGAGCCATTGGACTTGGCCTTGTTGATGCTCTGAGCAATGAGGAGACTGGTGATGTAGGGTGTACGATGGTTGTCTTTGGGTCTCAGCTTAAGATTCAAACACTTCCTGGTCTATCCAACTCCATGTCCCCTGTGTCCATTGAGTCTCCTCGGTCTATCATGGAGTTCGGTAGCAAGACTAAGACTTCTCAGATGGATTCATATTTACCTGGCAGAACGGTTTCTGGTTCTGTCTTTTCTCCTCAGTTGTTCATGGGTCACATGTCCCCAACCGAGATTGAGCTCTCAGAAGATTACACTTGTGTGATATCGCATGGGCCTATCCCGAAGAAAACACATATCTTTCACAATTGCATCATTGAGAGCTGCGACAAAGAGTTCCTTACCTTGAAGAAGAGTACATGTTTGGATGATCCGTCAGGATATGCTGCAGATACTTCATTGAGCTGCTGTGTTTCATGCAAGGAGGATATTGGGAAGGGGAAGGGAATTTCTCTTTACAG TTTCAGGCTTATCGAAGAAAATTTTGCTTCTGGTTTTAAATTATGGCTCCTGCTTCTCTTCTGCCTTTGGATGGTGTCATTTTTCTCTTAA
- the LOC103988746 gene encoding FCS-Like Zinc finger 8-like isoform X2, translating to MFLRSKIQDIILRERSKAVSRKKELMPDTTSSPPPNPAFTSPNLLVEGCSVRKSSMYSEDAIGPKSMLATIPFFATGNRSSSDSRDCKTKPLSVETAAATTGTESRHHPWHNRRSRAIGLGLVDALSNEETGDVGCTMVVFGSQLKIQTLPGLSNSMSPVSIESPRSIMEFGSKTKTSQMDSYLPGRTVSGSVFSPQLFMGHMSPTEIELSEDYTCVISHGPIPKKTHIFHNCIIESCDKEFLTLKKSTCLDDPSGYAADTSLSCCVSCKEDIGKGKGISLYRGEKGLCSHECGYQEVVSDE from the exons ATGTTCCTGAGATCGAAGATTCAAGATATTATTCTGAGGGAGAGGTCCAAGGCAGTCAGCAGGAAAAAAGAGTTGATGCCCGATACTACCTCTTCCCCACCTCCCAACCCCGCCTTCACTTCTCCAAATCTCCTTGTGGAGGGCTGCTCTGTGAGGAAGAGTTCCATGTACTCTGAGGACGCAATAGGTCCCAAGTCCATGCTAGCGACCATACCATTCTTTGCCACTGGGAACCGGTCCTCATCTGATAGTAGAGACTGCAAGACAAAGCCCCTGTCAGTAGAGACTGCAGCTGCCACCACTGGTACTGAGAGCAGACACCATCCTTGGCACAATCGAAGGTCACGAGCCATTGGACTTGGCCTTGTTGATGCTCTGAGCAATGAGGAGACTGGTGATGTAGGGTGTACGATGGTTGTCTTTGGGTCTCAGCTTAAGATTCAAACACTTCCTGGTCTATCCAACTCCATGTCCCCTGTGTCCATTGAGTCTCCTCGGTCTATCATGGAGTTCGGTAGCAAGACTAAGACTTCTCAGATGGATTCATATTTACCTGGCAGAACGGTTTCTGGTTCTGTCTTTTCTCCTCAGTTGTTCATGGGTCACATGTCCCCAACCGAGATTGAGCTCTCAGAAGATTACACTTGTGTGATATCGCATGGGCCTATCCCGAAGAAAACACATATCTTTCACAATTGCATCATTGAGAGCTGCGACAAAGAGTTCCTTACCTTGAAGAAGAGTACATGTTTGGATGATCCGTCAGGATATGCTGCAGATACTTCATTGAGCTGCTGTGTTTCATGCAAGGAGGATATTGGGAAGGGGAAGGGAATTTCTCTTTACAG aggagagaaaggattgtGTAGCCATGAATGCGGCTACCAAGAGGTGGTCTCCGATGAATAG